Genomic DNA from Phoenix dactylifera cultivar Barhee BC4 unplaced genomic scaffold, palm_55x_up_171113_PBpolish2nd_filt_p 000544F, whole genome shotgun sequence:
GGTAAGCGTCGAGGCCTTTGAAGGTCTTGACCGCCGTCTCCTGGAGGAGGTCCGGCTGAGGGACCTCTTCATTTGCTTTCTCGTAGTCGAGGCACCACTTCACCAGGCCACCTTCACCCTTTGGAACCACTTGAAGAGTGGCCTTGAAGGCTTTGTAGAAGCCCACCAGCTCCCCATCTATCACACTGCATGAGACCTGCTTGTTTGCATCGTCCGCCACCTCGATCCTCTCCTTGGAGAATGTGACAATTGGAAACCCTGCCAAAACGCCCACATGATCTCGGACAAATTAACTTGCAATCCTAACATCATCTACGTGTCAGTGTTATGGATCGAGGACGATCTCTCAGAATCTAAGCAACTCTTGTTGATAGAATTCTGCCAACTCAGTTCCCGCTTGGCATTGCTTTTGTTCTCTGTTCTTGTT
This window encodes:
- the LOC120106396 gene encoding MLP-like protein 423: MASKAEVEVEVKSPADKFWGALRDSTDLFPKIFPEQYKSIEIVEGDGKSVGTIRILKYAEGFPIVTFSKERIEVADDANKQVSCSVIDGELVGFYKAFKATLQVVPKGEGGLVKWCLDYEKANEEVPQPDLLQETAVKTFKGLDAYLLQN